Proteins co-encoded in one uncultured Draconibacterium sp. genomic window:
- a CDS encoding LytTR family DNA-binding domain-containing protein: MKVLIIEDEKAAVENLESMLKVYDSQIEISGWVTSIKDAIIWFEKNSMPDLLFLDIYLSDGLSFELFKQIDLKIPIIFTTAYHQYAIQAFEANSVDYLLKPFKQERLNQSLDKFKAFHATINDRLLQKLKQVIENNTFETTNYKERFLVKSRNKLFAIDTNEIAYFHRDELVFLTTFDKNKFIVEYSLDELERILQPRQFFRANRKLIVNIKAIRSTDVYSKSKLRVKLNPEFYEDIIVSQEKSSQFKRWLDFD, from the coding sequence ATGAAAGTATTAATCATAGAAGATGAAAAAGCAGCCGTTGAAAATCTGGAATCGATGCTTAAAGTGTACGATTCCCAGATTGAAATTTCGGGATGGGTTACCAGCATAAAAGATGCAATCATCTGGTTTGAAAAAAACAGCATGCCCGATTTGCTATTTCTTGATATTTATTTATCAGATGGATTATCATTCGAACTGTTTAAGCAAATTGACCTTAAAATCCCGATTATTTTTACAACTGCTTATCATCAATACGCCATTCAGGCATTTGAAGCCAACAGTGTAGATTATTTGCTAAAACCTTTTAAGCAGGAACGACTTAATCAAAGTCTTGATAAATTTAAAGCGTTTCATGCAACAATTAACGATCGTTTATTACAGAAACTTAAACAGGTAATAGAAAATAACACATTTGAAACAACAAATTACAAAGAGCGTTTTCTTGTTAAATCCCGTAATAAGTTATTTGCAATCGATACCAATGAAATAGCTTACTTCCACCGCGATGAACTGGTATTTTTAACCACCTTTGATAAAAACAAATTTATTGTTGAATATTCGCTGGATGAACTGGAAAGAATATTGCAGCCACGACAGTTTTTCAGGGCCAACAGGAAGCTAATTGTAAATATAAAGGCCATCCGGTCAACAGATGTATATTCGAAAAGCAAGTTGCGGGTTAAACTGAATCCTGAATTTTATGAAGATATAATTGTAAGCCAGGAAAAATCGTCGCAATTTAAAAGATGGTTAGACTTTGACTAA
- a CDS encoding SIMPL domain-containing protein, with translation MRKLILITLTVFSINCFSQTKNFIDQNFIEVTGKAEMEIIPNEIYLKIILNEKDFKGKEHLDEKEKSMINKLVEIGIDISKDLAVKDIASNLKNYWIKASEINSVKIFQLKVPDAKTAGSVFKELELIDISNITVERVDHSEIQNYRQQVKVEAIKAAKSKAESLTNAINQSCGKAIFIQELNNHVFKAMTGHAAGVNSNIVIRGVSNLSKDKAPDIEFETIKLEYLILARFELN, from the coding sequence ATGAGAAAATTAATTTTAATAACCTTGACTGTTTTTTCAATAAATTGTTTTTCACAGACAAAGAACTTTATTGACCAAAATTTCATTGAAGTAACAGGTAAGGCGGAAATGGAAATAATTCCCAATGAGATTTATTTGAAAATTATATTGAACGAAAAAGATTTTAAGGGAAAAGAGCATTTAGATGAAAAAGAAAAATCAATGATTAATAAACTTGTCGAAATTGGGATTGATATTTCAAAAGACCTTGCTGTAAAAGATATAGCAAGTAATTTAAAAAATTATTGGATAAAAGCCTCTGAGATTAATTCAGTAAAAATATTCCAGCTAAAAGTGCCTGATGCAAAAACAGCTGGTTCTGTTTTTAAAGAACTTGAATTAATTGATATTTCTAACATAACAGTTGAACGTGTTGATCATTCAGAGATTCAGAATTATAGACAACAAGTAAAAGTTGAAGCAATTAAAGCAGCAAAAAGTAAAGCAGAATCATTGACAAATGCGATAAACCAATCATGTGGAAAAGCAATTTTTATTCAAGAACTTAACAACCATGTTTTTAAAGCAATGACAGGTCATGCCGCTGGAGTTAACTCAAATATTGTGATTCGTGGAGTAAGTAATTTAAGCAAGGACAAGGCTCCAGATATAGAATTTGAAACAATTAAATTAGAATACTTGATATTAGCTCGATTTGAATTAAATTAA
- a CDS encoding outer membrane beta-barrel protein, giving the protein MKNLLFLVFVFSSIIVCGQNLSIGINGGALFSSVHRTEPWEGMTMYKDRYLTPIFGLSAELRLFNDFFCVLEVNYEEKGFSEHYFSSLSSVAPPPPESMFRVDNKSSFNYISFPILLRYKYGQKMKIYGSAGFSPSVLIDAEELNSDVSLAHNTKRIDVSGIVDAGLELNLLTNIALNFGVRYDRSITHHNKHPRTIDGGELRHITYSFYGGIKYYIK; this is encoded by the coding sequence ATGAAAAATCTCTTGTTTTTGGTCTTTGTATTCTCTTCCATTATAGTATGTGGTCAAAATTTGTCCATCGGAATTAATGGAGGTGCATTGTTCTCCTCAGTTCATAGAACCGAACCTTGGGAAGGTATGACAATGTATAAAGACAGATACTTAACACCCATTTTCGGACTGAGTGCCGAGTTGCGGTTATTTAATGATTTCTTTTGCGTATTAGAAGTAAACTATGAGGAAAAAGGATTTTCAGAACATTATTTCTCATCTTTATCATCCGTTGCTCCACCTCCACCTGAATCAATGTTTAGAGTTGACAATAAATCATCTTTTAATTATATCTCATTCCCAATTCTTTTGCGTTACAAATATGGGCAAAAAATGAAAATTTATGGATCAGCAGGCTTTTCTCCTTCGGTCCTTATTGATGCAGAAGAGCTTAATTCGGATGTGTCTTTAGCTCATAACACAAAAAGGATTGATGTCAGCGGAATTGTTGATGCTGGCTTGGAATTAAATCTATTAACCAACATCGCTCTAAATTTCGGAGTGAGGTATGACCGAAGTATTACACACCACAATAAACATCCAAGGACAATAGATGGAGGAGAATTAAGACATATTACTTACAGTTTTTACGGTGGTATTAAATATTACATCAAATAA
- a CDS encoding class I SAM-dependent methyltransferase: MKDTNTINFDKVADIYDFYVNVDFDVPFFIKETENYRGEILELMCGTGRVSIPLLKAGRKMTCVDYSKEMINSFKKKIENDGYSVDIVKMDVTNLKLDKKFGLIILPFHSLSEILSTKKQQEALKCISDHLETGGTFILTLQNPENRLKQADGKMRVIGKFSVDEDKEMILSYTNQYNQKEEIVSGYQFYEIYNSDNIMTEKRYLEINFKPIQLNTLREMISKTDMEITKIYGDYSFGEFNIEESDFMICKLTKK, translated from the coding sequence ATGAAAGATACAAACACAATTAATTTTGACAAGGTTGCTGACATTTACGATTTCTATGTAAATGTAGATTTTGATGTTCCATTTTTCATAAAAGAGACAGAAAATTATAGAGGAGAGATATTAGAGCTTATGTGTGGTACTGGCAGAGTTTCAATCCCTCTGTTAAAAGCTGGCAGAAAAATGACCTGCGTTGATTATTCAAAAGAAATGATTAACTCATTCAAGAAAAAAATCGAAAATGACGGTTATTCTGTTGACATCGTAAAGATGGATGTAACTAATCTTAAGCTTGATAAAAAATTTGGATTGATAATATTACCATTCCATTCTCTAAGCGAAATATTGTCAACAAAAAAACAGCAAGAAGCCTTAAAATGTATCTCAGACCATCTTGAAACTGGCGGGACTTTCATTTTGACATTACAAAATCCTGAAAACAGGCTGAAACAGGCAGATGGAAAAATGAGGGTAATTGGAAAATTCTCCGTTGATGAAGACAAAGAAATGATTTTGTCATACACTAATCAATACAATCAAAAAGAGGAAATTGTTTCAGGTTATCAGTTTTATGAGATTTACAATTCTGATAATATAATGACTGAGAAAAGATATTTAGAAATAAATTTTAAGCCAATCCAATTAAACACATTGAGAGAAATGATTTCGAAAACAGACATGGAAATCACGAAAATTTATGGAGACTATTCTTTCGGTGAATTTAACATAGAGGAGAGTGATTTTATGATATGCAAATTGACTAAGAAATAA
- a CDS encoding alpha/beta hydrolase, giving the protein MKGFNHTSGKNVNIESADIYYEVIGAEDFPPLLVLHGGFGNIENFNDIMPDLLTQYKIIGIDSRGQGKSTLGNEDLTYELLQKDIETILKHLEIDELTILGFSDGGIVAYRLASFSKLKIKKLITIGSRWHVKNIQPMKGVFLKITGEILKEQFPSNYAVYEEYNPDPDVDKLGKELVRLWLDESSSGYPNEEIKNISCETLLLRGESDPIISDNDLIEASEMIKKSKVVTIPNASHVVFEDQKEQFLLTIKQFLKE; this is encoded by the coding sequence ATGAAAGGATTTAATCACACATCAGGAAAAAATGTAAATATTGAGAGTGCGGATATTTATTATGAGGTAATTGGAGCAGAAGATTTTCCTCCATTATTGGTTTTACATGGAGGTTTTGGCAATATTGAAAACTTTAATGATATAATGCCAGACCTGCTTACCCAATACAAGATTATCGGAATTGATTCCCGCGGGCAGGGTAAATCGACTCTTGGCAACGAGGACTTGACGTACGAATTACTACAAAAAGATATAGAAACGATATTGAAACATTTAGAAATAGATGAGTTAACTATTTTGGGATTTAGTGATGGAGGTATCGTTGCTTATCGCCTTGCTTCATTTTCCAAATTAAAAATTAAAAAACTCATCACAATTGGTTCCCGCTGGCATGTAAAAAACATCCAACCAATGAAAGGAGTTTTCTTAAAAATTACAGGAGAGATTTTAAAGGAACAATTTCCTTCAAATTATGCTGTTTATGAAGAGTATAACCCGGACCCGGATGTTGACAAACTCGGTAAGGAATTAGTCAGATTATGGCTTGATGAAAGCAGTTCTGGATACCCAAATGAAGAAATTAAAAATATATCGTGTGAAACACTTCTTCTGAGAGGAGAAAGTGACCCAATAATTTCCGATAATGACTTAATAGAAGCATCTGAAATGATAAAAAAATCGAAAGTTGTAACGATTCCAAATGCTAGTCATGTGGTATTTGAAGACCAAAAAGAACAATTTTTATTGACTATTAAACAATTTTTAAAAGAATAA
- a CDS encoding M3 family metallopeptidase, translating into MIKKTITLFALIILSAPTFSQTYFENREDIPEKYTWDMTPIFDDWNQWKENYKETEKLVEAFVVRDTFKTATELYETLYSLDTLNNRIQKLSTYAMMLSHVNQRDEFASNQSYEAMVLDYDLRYKTAWISPCIKKLNPDSVNRWFKEIPKLMDYEFQYKADLRDKDHVIAEEKENTISRFEYAFYSFEDAYDALINLDNKAPKIVIEDTALTLNSTKYFNILRNDKNRTVRKQAYQAMSKKYNSNKNTIANLMKGAAYMQFAYAQSYNYNSTLEYHIDSDSIPTKLYSDLIETLKKESKPLQKYHQLRAKAMKLEDYSASDMRFNIFAPNVKYNIEKAKQLIENSVKPLGEEYLTKSTESLNNRTIDYFENKDKLTSVAYTTYCYGTPPFILTTYGNGLKDVYDLIHELGHGVHAIYSMEKQPISTYESTIFIDEITSTFNELLLTDYLLNQWESKENRLYLLEIAINNIEYYYKSAIKADFALQTYTNIEDDEDVTASTLDKLYVDIYTGFYGKTINNIDSSSWCSYGILDFYDYQYVSSITASLNFHDKIKGEESEKWIESYISLLESGSNDFPLNQLRKSGIDLLDKDNYSAISNYLTILVDLYEKELKNNGLIN; encoded by the coding sequence ATGATAAAAAAGACAATTACATTATTTGCTTTAATTATTTTAAGTGCTCCGACTTTTTCACAAACATATTTTGAGAACAGAGAAGATATTCCTGAGAAATATACTTGGGATATGACGCCCATATTCGATGATTGGAATCAGTGGAAAGAAAATTATAAGGAGACTGAAAAATTAGTTGAGGCATTTGTTGTTCGAGACACTTTTAAAACAGCAACTGAATTGTATGAGACTTTGTACTCTTTAGATACTTTAAATAATCGAATTCAAAAGCTATCAACATATGCAATGATGCTGTCACATGTGAATCAACGAGACGAATTTGCTTCAAATCAAAGTTATGAGGCGATGGTTTTAGACTATGACTTGCGTTATAAAACAGCTTGGATATCTCCTTGTATAAAAAAACTCAACCCTGATTCTGTTAACAGGTGGTTTAAGGAGATACCAAAACTAATGGATTACGAATTTCAATACAAAGCAGATTTACGAGATAAAGATCATGTTATTGCAGAAGAAAAAGAAAATACAATTTCACGATTCGAATATGCATTTTATTCCTTTGAAGATGCATATGACGCATTAATTAATCTAGATAATAAAGCACCTAAAATAGTAATTGAGGATACGGCATTAACTTTAAATTCAACAAAATACTTTAATATTCTGCGTAATGACAAGAATCGAACAGTTAGAAAGCAGGCATATCAAGCCATGAGTAAAAAATACAATTCTAATAAAAATACAATTGCAAATCTAATGAAAGGAGCAGCATATATGCAGTTTGCTTATGCACAATCATACAATTATAATAGCACTTTGGAATATCATATTGATTCTGACAGTATCCCGACAAAACTGTACTCTGATCTGATTGAAACACTAAAAAAGGAATCAAAACCACTACAGAAATATCACCAGTTAAGAGCAAAAGCAATGAAGTTAGAAGATTATTCTGCCTCAGACATGCGTTTTAATATCTTTGCCCCAAATGTGAAATATAATATTGAAAAAGCTAAACAATTAATTGAGAACTCAGTAAAACCCCTTGGAGAAGAATACCTAACTAAATCGACTGAAAGCCTTAATAATAGGACAATTGACTATTTTGAAAACAAAGATAAACTAACAAGTGTAGCTTACACGACTTATTGTTATGGTACGCCACCCTTTATTTTAACAACATACGGAAATGGATTAAAAGATGTTTACGACCTTATTCATGAATTAGGGCATGGTGTGCATGCAATCTATTCAATGGAAAAACAACCAATTTCTACTTATGAATCCACAATCTTCATTGATGAGATTACATCAACTTTCAATGAATTATTATTGACTGATTACCTTCTAAATCAATGGGAAAGCAAAGAAAATAGGTTGTATTTATTGGAAATAGCGATAAATAATATTGAGTATTATTATAAAAGTGCAATAAAAGCAGATTTTGCATTACAAACCTATACTAACATTGAAGACGATGAAGATGTAACTGCATCAACACTGGATAAGTTATACGTTGATATTTATACAGGTTTCTACGGTAAAACGATTAACAACATAGACTCGAGTTCTTGGTGTAGCTATGGAATACTTGACTTTTATGATTACCAATATGTGTCATCTATAACAGCTTCCTTGAATTTTCATGATAAGATTAAAGGTGAAGAAAGCGAAAAATGGATAGAGAGCTATATTTCATTATTGGAATCAGGCAGCAATGATTTTCCTCTAAACCAGTTGAGAAAATCTGGTATTGATTTACTGGATAAAGATAATTATTCAGCAATTTCTAACTACCTCACAATACTGGTCGATTTATATGAAAAGGAGCTGAAAAACAATGGATTGATAAATTAA